Proteins encoded in a region of the Podospora pseudopauciseta strain CBS 411.78 chromosome 6, whole genome shotgun sequence genome:
- a CDS encoding hypothetical protein (COG:S; EggNog:ENOG503NYQQ): MAQPQPQAPQVSHPPQVSPHMQQMQMPQQQQQRPPQQQHYSPPQQSASPANTPQPQYSIPPNKRPRTSVETPSQPQSQYGTPTYTMSPQAAVASPNTVTSPNYTNMPTPVPNAPSYASQYGVNGHSAASPAQQPGLTLPESRPSMTATPTPTTPLIPSLPHTPQPQQHQAPQYQQQQHQVPQAQQLGQVQPTQQQHGQAHPQQQVPAPQYQQGQQYQQPMQPQHAQSVQQPIQPQPVQQAPQQQYTNATMAPIGPPPSTPGAMLPPSKPVTTKEYEYDVSDALAGTGVDLRAEEQYLAELYGGSFAQEARTGLPANAPGNKGSFYGAGSANQPAEATGLSQEQFEAEAAKRAWDEAAQRLAVTRSNELRNPFLIVPNLHYRADKIAKEHGLTLNLELKNQQQTMGKMRTPQEFPQPKVTVTSRHGPDGMVVSTKGCFIPHDAYLVDQLALLSIATKHRLRELLEEANGIANIRQTTSHGEIPQEWADVAVPLRTGLDSLPADTANGNPRKRSFEAISTAPVPSKGAKVVKDLNAAVRQNATSERDLEEARLRKRQKRLNPDAAQTGSRAGSIVPGTPGSVAPDGEAAKAPSKKELKKGAAAARLSEASSTANANQTLSALMGSFGKKKKKEYSWMTSGSGPSTPRATGGQEPGTPGSAAGSKAQSEKATLTQDGKAPRLGTWREDKEKGKSIQLRDWVTVLEMDGRDIKAVQEAYVKLDSSTPR; this comes from the exons ATGGcgcaaccacaaccccaggCACCCCAGGTGTCTCACCCTCCTCAGGTCTCGCCTCACATGCAGCAAATGCAGAtgccgcaacagcagcagcaaagaccgccgcagcaacaacattactctcctccccagcagtCGGCTTCGCCTGCCAACACTCCACAGCCTCAGTACTCGATTCCGCCGAATAAGAGACCCCGAACATCGGTCGAGACCCCGTCGCAACCACAGTCGCAATACGGTACGCCGACGTATACTATGAGTCCACAGGCAGCCGTTGCATCTCCGAACACTGTTACATCTCCGAACTACACCAACATGCCCACTCCGGTTCCCAATGCGCCGTCGTATGCCTCTCAGTATGGTGTGAATGGACATTCTGCCGCTTCCCCGGCTCAACAACCAGGCTTGACATTGCCTGAAAGCCGACCCTCGATGACTGCCACCCCAACACCGACAACCCCTCTTATCCCAAGTCTCCCCCACACCCCGCAGCCTCAACAACATCAGGCTCCGCAatatcagcaacagcagcaccaagtTCCGCAGGCCCAGCAGCTTGGGCAGGTGCAGCcaacccaacagcagcatGGACAGGCGCACCCGCAACAGCAGGTGCCGGCTCCGCAGTATCAGCAGGGCCAGCAGTACCAACAGCCGATGCAGCCCCAACATGCGCAGTCGGTTCAGCAACCAATACAGCCCCAACCCGTCCAGCAAGCTCCACAGCAACAGTATACCAATGCCACAATGGCACCGATTggtccccctccctccactccGGGTGCCATGTTGCCTCCATCGAAGCCGGTTACTACGAAGGAATACGAATATGACGTGAGCGATGCTCTCGCTGGAACAGGCGTGGATTTGAGGGCCGAGGAACAATACCTAGCGGAGCTGTATGGTGGTTCATTTGCTCAGGAGGCAAGAACCGGCCTGCCAGCCAACGCGCCAGGCAACAAGGGCTCATTTTATGGTGCTGGTTCAGCGAATCAACCAGCTGAGGCCACCGGGCTCAGTCAGGAGCAGTTTGAagccgaggctgccaagcGAGCCTGGGACGAGGCGGCCCAAAGATTGGCTGTTACCCGAAGCAATGAGCTCAGGAACCCTTTCTTGATCGTCCCTAACCTGCATTATCGCGCGGACAAAATTGCGAAGGAGCATGGGCTCACACTCAATCTGGAGCTCAAGAACCAGCAGCAAACCATGGGTAAAATGCGAACTCCCCAAGAGTTTCCTCAGCCTAAGGTGACAGTGACATCCAGACACGGCCCTGATGGCATGGTTGTCTCTACAAAGGGGTGTTTCATCCCTCATGATGCTTATTTGGTCGATCAACTTGCACTCTTGTCGATCGCCACAAAACACCGTCTGAGAGAACTCCTCGAAGAAGCCAATGGCATCGCCAATATTCGGCAGACAACTTCTCATGGCGAGATCCCCCAAGAGTGGGCTGATGTTGCCGTACCTTTACGAACCGGTCTTGATTCCCTTCCCGCCGACACGGCCAACGGCAACCCCCGCAAAC GCTCCTTTGAAGCAATCAGTACCGCCCCGGTGCCATCCAAGGGTGCCAAGGTGGTCAAGGACCTCAACGCCGCTGTGAGACAGAATGCCACGTCTGAGCGAGATCTGGAAGAAGCTCGGCTTCGCAAGCGGCAAAAGCGGTTAAACCCAGATGCAGCCCAGACCGGATCTCGCGCAGGTTCCATCGTTCCTGGTACACCTGGTTCAGTCGCACCCGACGGCGAGGCCGCCAAAGCGCCTTCCAAGAAAGAACTAAAGAAGGGTGCGGCAGCCGCCAGACTATCCGAGGCATCCAGCACTGCCAATGCAAACCAGACCCTGAGCGCTTTGATGGGCAGTTttgggaagaaaaagaagaaggaataCAGCTGGATGACATCTGGTAGTGGCCCAAGCACACCCCGAGCGACCGGTGGCCAAGAACCAGGCACCCCTGGTTCAGCAGCTGGCAGTAAAGCACAGTCGGAGAAGGCCACACTGACCCAGGATGGCAAGGCTCCCCGTCTGGGCACCTGGCgggaggacaaggagaaaGGCAAAAGTATCCAGCTTCGAGACTGGGTTACAGTCTTGGAGATGGATGGTCGCGACATCAAGGCTGTCCAGGAGGCCTATGTCAAACTGGATTCCTCGACGCCCCGATAG
- the YSH1 gene encoding endoribonuclease ysh1 (EggNog:ENOG503NWQM; COG:A; BUSCO:EOG09260RRC): protein MASKRKAAAMASATVIEEPVDPSDELMFLCLGGGNEVGRSCHIIQYKGKTVMLDAGQHPAYDGLAALPFFDDFDLSTVDVLLISHFHIDHAASLPYVLAKTNFRGRVFMTHPTKAIYKWLIQDSVRVGNTSSNPTTQLVYTEQDHLNTFPQIEAIDYHTTHTISGIRVTPYPAGHVLGAAMFLIEIAGLNIFFTGDYSREQDRHLVSAQVPKGVKIDVLITESTYGIASHVPRLEREQALMKSITGILNRGGRVLMPVFALGRAQELLLILDEYWGKHAEYQKYPIYYASNLARKCMLVYQTYVGAMNDNIKRLFRERMAEAEASGDGAGKGGPWDFKFIRSLKSIDRFEDVGGCVMLASPGMLQNGVSRELLERWAPSEKNGVIITGYSVEGTMAKQIMQEPEHIQAVMSRNTGGGRRGPGRDAEKVLIPRRCTVQEYSFAAHVDGTENREFIEEVAAPVVILVHGEVHNMMRLKSKLLSLNANKTSKVKVYSPKNCEELRIPFKTDKTAKVVGKLASILQPLSSPEEPQLITGVLVQNDFKMSLMAPEDLREFAGLTTTTISCKQRMRLSAAGVDLIKWGLEGTFGTIEELPISKKLSSNGEDHDMNGSGQEMADEELSVDEVLAAYLVMGVITVRHRSNGEVEIEWEGNMLNDGIADAVMAVLLAIESSPAAVKRSASKNPHSHSHSFNLPVRNLHSNLSATERLERLMFFLEAQFGADNVSLITEPKLSPVPPPQPKIKSSEGDDEEADASMDVSEDEEHGATQLAQRREAELARLHKLGIPVPGVNIRVDKMEAKVWLEGLEIECGNKVFGDRVRAVVERAVEVTAPLWG from the exons ATGGCCTCCAAGCGCAAAGCTGCCGCCATGGCCTCGGCTACTGTAATTGAGGAGCCTGTTGACCCCAGTGACGAGCTGATGTTTCTCTGTCTTGGAGGAGGCAATGAAGTTGGCCGTTCATGTCATATCATTCAATACAAGGGAAAGACAGTCATG CTTGATGCCGGCCAACATCCCGCCTATGATGGGCTTGCAGCCCTTCCGTTCTTTGACGACTTTGACCTGAGCACTGTAGATGTGCTTCTCATCAGCCA TTTCCATATCGATCATGCTGCCTCATTACCCTATGTCTTGGCAAAGACAAACTTCCGCGGTCGTGTGTTCATGACACATCCCACTAAGGCTATCTACAAGTGGTTGATCCAAGACAGCGTCAGAGTCGGCAACACATCGTCCAACCCAACAACGCAGCTGGTCTACACAGAACAAGACCACTTGAACACATTTCCCCAGATCGAAGCCATCGACTATCATACAACACACACCATCTCGGGCATTCGGGTGACGCCATACCCAGCCGGCCATGTGCTCGGCGCAGCCATGTTTCTTATTGAGATTGCAGGTTTAAACATCTTCTTCACCGGCGATTACTCCCGCGAGCAAGATCGCCACTTGGTATCAGCCCAAGTGCCAAAAGGCGTGAAGATCGATGTCTTGATCACCGAGTCAACATACGGCATTGCCTCCCACGTCCCACGTTTGGAGCGAGAACAAGCCCTCATGAAGTCCATCACAGGCATTCTCAACAGGGGTGGCCGTGTTCTGATGCCCGTTTTTGCCCTCGGCAGAGCCCAGGAGCTTCTTCTTATTCTAGATGAATACTGGGGCAAGCATGCCGAGTATCAAAAGTACCCAATCTACTACGCCAGCAACCTCGCCAGGAAGTGTATGCTGGTGTACCAAACATATGTTGGTGCGATGAACGACAACATCAAACGTCTGTTCCGGGAGCGCATGGCTGAGGCTGAGGCgtctggtgatggtgccggtAAGGGTGGGCCGTGGGACTTCAAGTTCATCCGCTCGCTCAAGAGCATTGATAGGTTTGAGGATGTGGGCGGGTGCGTGATGCTTGCCAGTCCCGGTATGCTGCAGAACGGTGTCAGCAGGGAGCTTCTTGAGCGGTGGGCTCCCAGCGAGAAGAACGGTGTTATCATCACCGGTTATAGCGTGGAGGGCACGATGGCCAAGCAGATCATGCAGGAGCCCGAACACATTCAAGCCGTTATGTCGCGGAATACcggtggaggaaggcgaggccCTGGAAGAGACGCCGAGAAGGTTTTGATTCCGAGGCGTTGCACCGTCCAGGAGTACTCTTTTGCCGCCCATGTCGACGGCACCGAGAACAGAGAGTTTATTGAGGAGGTTGCGGCACCTGTAGTG ATTCTTGTCCACGGCGAGGTTCACAATATGATGCGTCTGAAATCCAAACTGCTCTCTCTAAACGCGAACAAGACAAGCAAGGTCAAGGTTTACAGCCCCAAGAACTGCGAGGAGCTCCGCATTCCATTCAAGACCGACAAGACTGCCAAGGTTGTCGGCAAGCTTGCGTCGATCCTACAGCCTCTGAGCTCCCCCGAGGAGCCCCAGCTCATCACCGGTGTTCTCGTCCAGAACGACTTCAAGATGTCATTGATGGCGCCTGAAGATCTCCGCGAATTCGCTGGTCTtaccaccacaaccatctCTTGCAAGCAGCGCATGAGGCTCAGTGCCGCGGGCGTCGACCTGATCAAGTGGGGCCTGGAAGGAACATTTGGTACCATTGAAGAGCTCCCAATCTCCAAGAAGCTGTCTTCAAATGGAGAAGATCACGACATGAATGGCTCTGGACAGGAGATGGCCGACGAGGAGCTTTCCGTCGACGAAGTACTCGCTGCCTATCTCGTCATGGGCGTAATCACGGTCCGCCACCGGTCCAACGGCGAGGTCGAAATTGAGTGGGAAGGAAACATGCTCAACGATGGTATCGCAGATGCGGTAATGGCCGTCTTGCTAGCCATCGaatcctccccagcagcagtaaAAC GCTCTGCCTCCAAAAACCCACATTCCCACTCTCACTCGTTCAATCTCCCTGTTCGGAACCTGCACTCTAACCTCTCCGCTACTGAACGCCTCGAGCGCCTCATGTTCTTCCTCGAGGCCCAGTTCGGGGCAGACAAcgtctccctcatcaccgagCCCAAACTGTCCCCtgttccccctccccagccaaaGATCAAATCTTCCGAGGGtgacgacgaagaagcagACGCCAGCATGGACGTctccgaggacgaggagcatGGAGCTACGCAGCTGGCCCAGAGAAGAGAGGCCGAGCTGGCGAGGCTGCACAAACTGGGCATTCCCGTGCCAGGGGTCAACATCAGGGTGGACAAGATGGAGGCCAAGGTTTGGTTGGAGGGTCTGGAAATTGAGTGTGGCAACAAGGTGTTTGGAGATCGGGTGAGGGccgtggtggagagggccgTTGAGGTTACTGCGCCTCTGTGGGGGTAA